One part of the Tenacibaculum sp. 190130A14a genome encodes these proteins:
- a CDS encoding MGH1-like glycoside hydrolase domain-containing protein, translated as MNKIIPTISAILLIIGCTSKSTVKNNASYKHLFKNTNLLDYTITPQKKFDKNGLMYSDQGAWFAYAFPSSINNIGFSGPFLMTQQNGVWSSENLAMLKVKDQQWTQHTTTSYNSHLEQIYNSKNLQLTQKLVFSSGHTAFIQSEIKNISREDVSVDYYWENKPLLADDLTLSSSEKEIKITSKKSNAIGYLKFPNNIISCNNNLYQTDSKQINLAPNESKTVTISQTFIFPEYSWKEELQQITNTNFEELITFRQNEKESQLADLIGNRKPLFNDSIYAQVLAKAHLTLQNNWRIPAGEIKHEGLFPSYHYVWFNGFWSWDSWKHSVGLAYYNTDLAQKQIKLMFDFQNEDGFVADCVYRDTSIEAHNYRDTKPPLAAWSVVKVFEKSKDTAFVKYMYPKLKKYHQWWYSKRDHDQDGLCEYGSTDGSLVAAKWESGMDNAIRFDNSKILKNSEGAYSLNQESVDLNAYLYAEKHFLAALAQTLNKTEDVKHYKNEAQILKDKVQKQFYDENDGWFYDTNIEGTDFIKGEGSEGWTALWANAASSEQAEAVKNNMMNPSKFFTKVPFQTMSADHKKFDPLKGYWRGPNWLDQAYFGIKGLRNYGFNSEADKATIQVLKGAEGVLEKGPAIRENYHPLTGKGLHAHNFSWSAAHIIMMLQNN; from the coding sequence ATGAATAAAATTATACCAACCATATCGGCAATACTCCTCATTATTGGATGTACAAGCAAATCAACTGTAAAAAACAATGCTTCATACAAACATCTATTCAAGAACACCAATCTTCTTGATTACACAATTACACCTCAAAAAAAGTTTGACAAAAATGGATTAATGTATTCTGACCAAGGTGCTTGGTTCGCATATGCTTTTCCTAGTTCCATTAACAACATTGGGTTTTCAGGGCCTTTTTTAATGACTCAGCAAAATGGAGTTTGGAGCAGTGAAAATTTAGCAATGTTAAAAGTAAAAGATCAGCAATGGACACAACACACAACTACTAGTTATAATAGTCATTTAGAACAAATATATAATTCTAAAAATCTACAGCTCACACAAAAACTTGTATTCAGTTCTGGACATACTGCATTTATCCAATCTGAAATCAAAAACATTTCAAGAGAAGATGTTTCTGTTGACTATTATTGGGAAAACAAACCTCTTTTAGCTGATGATTTAACTCTTTCTTCTTCAGAAAAAGAGATAAAAATCACTTCAAAAAAATCTAATGCGATTGGATATTTAAAATTTCCTAATAATATCATAAGTTGTAACAATAATCTCTACCAAACAGATTCTAAACAGATAAATTTAGCTCCAAACGAATCTAAAACTGTCACTATTTCTCAAACTTTTATCTTCCCTGAATATTCATGGAAAGAAGAGTTACAACAAATAACTAATACTAACTTTGAAGAATTAATCACTTTTAGACAAAATGAAAAAGAATCTCAATTAGCTGATTTAATTGGCAACAGAAAACCTCTATTTAACGATTCCATATACGCTCAAGTACTAGCAAAAGCGCATCTTACTTTACAAAATAATTGGCGTATTCCTGCTGGAGAAATAAAACATGAAGGGTTATTTCCTAGCTATCATTATGTATGGTTTAATGGCTTTTGGTCTTGGGACTCTTGGAAACACAGCGTAGGTTTAGCGTATTACAATACAGATTTGGCTCAAAAGCAAATTAAACTAATGTTTGATTTTCAAAATGAAGATGGTTTTGTAGCTGATTGTGTATATAGAGATACTTCTATTGAAGCACATAATTATAGAGATACTAAACCACCACTTGCCGCTTGGTCAGTAGTTAAAGTCTTTGAAAAAAGCAAAGACACCGCATTTGTAAAATACATGTATCCTAAGTTGAAAAAGTACCATCAATGGTGGTATTCCAAAAGAGATCATGATCAAGATGGACTCTGTGAATATGGCTCTACTGATGGTAGTTTGGTTGCTGCCAAATGGGAAAGTGGTATGGATAATGCTATTCGATTTGACAATTCTAAAATTTTAAAAAATAGTGAGGGCGCCTATTCTTTAAACCAAGAAAGCGTAGACCTCAACGCATATCTCTATGCTGAAAAACATTTTTTAGCAGCATTAGCGCAAACTCTTAATAAAACAGAGGATGTAAAACACTATAAAAATGAAGCTCAAATACTAAAAGACAAAGTTCAAAAACAGTTTTATGATGAAAATGATGGTTGGTTTTATGACACCAATATAGAAGGAACGGATTTTATAAAAGGGGAAGGTAGTGAAGGATGGACTGCTCTTTGGGCAAATGCGGCTAGTTCTGAACAAGCTGAAGCCGTAAAAAACAACATGATGAATCCTTCTAAGTTTTTTACCAAAGTACCTTTTCAAACTATGAGTGCTGATCATAAAAAATTTGATCCTTTAAAAGGTTATTGGAGAGGTCCGAATTGGTTAGATCAAGCATATTTTGGTATTAAAGGATTACGTAATTACGGTTTTAATTCTGAAGCTGACAAAGCTACCATTCAGGTTTTAAAAGGAGCTGAAGGTGTTTTAGAAAAAGGACCTGCTATTAGAGAAAATTATCATCCTTTAACAGGGAAAGGATTGCACGCACATAATTTTAGTTGGAGCGCTGCACACATAATAATGATGTTACAAAACAATTAG
- a CDS encoding aldose 1-epimerase → MQKGNSKAVISLKNGGSISHLTLNNKIIIKDFSDKVDYHLSYASAILFPFANRILNGEYEFQNKKHQLKQNTHGNNAIHGLLFNKTFEVLESTQNTNYVATTLSYTQTIKENGFPFLFTVNLTYVLFENELSLKVTITNIDANPFPFTIGWHPYFYANNRGTSILKLNTEKEIIHNNKMIPVKMEDSKLPKSFQVSNQQLDNCYLLKDDYVIYKTEDYTMKLSSSFDKNFIQIYTPEIDNHIAIEPITGPSNSFNNNVGLKILSPKDTFNIQWTIQLQDE, encoded by the coding sequence ATGCAAAAAGGAAATTCTAAAGCTGTAATTTCCCTAAAAAATGGTGGAAGTATATCACATTTAACTCTTAACAATAAAATTATTATTAAGGATTTTTCTGACAAGGTAGACTATCACCTTTCTTATGCTTCTGCCATTCTTTTTCCTTTTGCAAATCGAATTTTAAATGGTGAATATGAATTCCAAAATAAGAAACACCAATTAAAACAAAATACCCATGGAAATAATGCCATACACGGTTTGCTATTCAACAAAACATTTGAAGTTCTTGAAAGCACTCAAAACACCAACTATGTTGCTACTACCTTATCATATACGCAAACCATAAAAGAGAACGGCTTTCCTTTTTTATTTACTGTTAACCTTACCTATGTTTTGTTTGAAAACGAATTGAGCTTAAAGGTCACTATTACCAATATAGATGCAAATCCTTTCCCTTTTACTATTGGATGGCACCCATATTTTTATGCAAATAATAGAGGTACCAGTATTTTAAAGTTAAATACTGAAAAAGAAATTATTCATAACAACAAAATGATTCCTGTTAAAATGGAAGACAGTAAACTTCCAAAAAGTTTTCAAGTTTCTAATCAACAATTAGATAACTGTTATCTACTAAAAGACGATTATGTAATTTACAAAACAGAAGACTACACCATGAAGTTAAGTTCTTCTTTTGACAAAAACTTTATTCAAATATACACTCCTGAAATAGATAACCATATTGCTATCGAACCTATTACTGGCCCATCGAATAGCTTTAATAACAATGTTGGATTAAAAATCCTATCTCCAAAAGACACTTTTAATATTCAATGGACCATTCAACTACAAGATGAATAA
- a CDS encoding GntR family transcriptional regulator — protein sequence MSIIQIQEKAGIPKYKQIVSSIENAITFKRVKKGDKLPSINSIKNKHKLSRDTVLLAYNELKTRGIIQSIPGKGYYVNSESVHITQKVFLLFDELNTFKEDLYKSFIKNLGENIEVDIFFHHFNYDVFKKLIFDNIGNYHTYIIMPAKLKGIAHIIENLPDDKVYLLDQTNDELKKYPAIYQPFEKDIFYGLLSGIDLIKKYDRLIFLFQEDKQPDGLLIGFAKFCKMNRVNGISIDSLDSFTIEKGDAFIIPDDRNLIRIIKKVKELRFQIAKDIGIISYNDTLLKEIVENGITTISTDFKAMGKKLASMILNNEKEKIENENRLIIRNSI from the coding sequence ATGAGTATAATTCAGATACAGGAAAAAGCAGGGATACCGAAATACAAACAGATTGTTTCTTCTATAGAAAATGCCATTACTTTTAAGAGAGTTAAAAAAGGAGACAAGCTACCATCTATAAACAGCATTAAAAACAAACACAAGCTTTCAAGAGACACTGTGTTACTAGCCTATAATGAGTTAAAAACAAGAGGCATTATACAGTCAATTCCAGGAAAAGGGTACTATGTAAACAGTGAGAGCGTACATATAACTCAAAAGGTTTTTTTACTTTTTGATGAATTAAACACCTTTAAAGAAGACTTATATAAATCATTTATTAAAAATTTAGGAGAAAACATTGAGGTAGACATCTTCTTTCATCATTTCAATTATGATGTTTTTAAAAAGTTAATTTTTGACAATATTGGCAATTATCATACGTATATAATTATGCCAGCCAAGTTAAAGGGTATTGCTCACATCATTGAAAACCTTCCAGATGACAAAGTATACTTGTTAGACCAGACTAATGACGAATTGAAAAAGTACCCTGCTATATACCAGCCCTTTGAAAAAGATATTTTCTATGGTTTGCTCAGTGGAATTGATTTAATAAAAAAATACGATCGTTTAATTTTCTTATTTCAAGAAGACAAACAGCCAGATGGGTTATTAATAGGTTTTGCTAAGTTTTGCAAAATGAACCGTGTCAATGGGATAAGCATTGATTCTTTGGATAGTTTCACTATTGAAAAAGGAGATGCTTTTATTATTCCAGATGATCGTAACCTAATACGAATTATAAAGAAAGTAAAAGAACTTCGATTTCAAATTGCCAAGGATATTGGGATAATTTCCTACAACGATACATTATTGAAAGAAATTGTAGAAAATGGAATTACTACTATATCCACTGACTTTAAAGCTATGGGAAAAAAATTGGCTAGTATGATTCTTAATAATGAAAAAGAAAAGATTGAAAACGAAAACAGATTAATAATTAGAAATTCCATTTAA
- a CDS encoding TonB-dependent receptor yields the protein MKQKQLKKNQILLVNKIETLLVCFLLMLSTSLFSQEKKIVGKVVDKNGEGLIGATIVVKGTVKGTETNFDGEYEIDATPISVLVFEYIGYKTKEVLVGEQTTINVTLEEDSESLEEVVVVGYGTQKKSDLTGAIGQVKSEELTKVTTTTPAQALQGRVAGVSVTSSSGSPGGAPGILIRGIASFGNNQPLYIVDGVEADSYFIDPRNIDSIEILKDASSAAIYGTRGANGVVIITTKKGKRGRVNVEIEQSYSINTQRKKLKLLDADGYVSVHRQMYENAGNALPAYVTNPPNVNTNWIDETHRDGYLNLLNARVSGASENLNYSFGGNYADEQGLLIGSSFLKKGFFVNGTLKSDKLTLSANINYTETKRNPYKFSLGETFRISPLIPVYDDTKESGFGYRDGQIGDHRNPVADDHFRQRYSKFRYLLTNFSAQYEILKGLNVKANYSFSDRTNFDFSFNPAFRARDNDTSENNIYSFISENDGFLRKINQLYTANYNIDFGKHDFKLLAGYQRISTLSQFNYVQAQGYKEVNGVREAVELLDDNFNTLSAFSSAQATFSGSGSNGRYNIVSQFGRFNYTYDNKYLFQASVRRDGSSKFGKNRKYGIFPSFSAGWKITEEKFMENQNVFSFLKLRASWGQAGNDTALGYYGHQVLIRQGSSQGNGGYVFGDPQLSASGSIVTDLENLDLQWEESTSTNIGLDYGLLNGALKGGINYYKTISDKVLLTRELPGNAGVVNDPIVNFGEFQNSGFEFDLDYRTKINEVNFSATATFSTLNSEVTRLGNESQILRGAGLLFGADHFVNQTKLGYEPGAYFLPVADGIFQSQAEIDAHDPSGTLQPNAAPGDIRFVDQNGDGVLDSKDEVYQGSALPSYEYSLNLNADYKGIDFNIFFQGVGGNKIYNGNRFQSIGMDSGRNFEALTLNAWTPTNTNTNIPRAVLGDPNGNNRASTRFLESGSYLRIKTIQLGYSFPQEMLEKVHINKLRVYVTGQNLFTFTDYSGLDPEVGGSVLSRGIDRSLYPQFKSVILGFQLQL from the coding sequence ATGAAACAAAAACAACTAAAGAAAAATCAAATTTTATTAGTAAATAAGATTGAAACCCTACTAGTCTGTTTTTTATTAATGCTCTCTACAAGTCTTTTTTCTCAAGAGAAGAAAATTGTTGGAAAAGTAGTTGATAAAAATGGAGAAGGATTGATAGGGGCAACGATTGTAGTGAAAGGTACCGTAAAGGGTACGGAAACTAATTTTGATGGAGAGTACGAGATCGATGCAACACCAATATCGGTGTTGGTGTTTGAGTATATAGGATATAAAACTAAAGAGGTTTTAGTTGGAGAGCAAACAACTATCAATGTGACTTTAGAAGAAGACTCTGAGTCTTTAGAAGAAGTTGTTGTTGTGGGGTATGGAACTCAAAAGAAAAGTGATTTAACAGGTGCTATTGGGCAGGTGAAATCTGAGGAATTGACAAAAGTAACTACTACCACACCTGCTCAAGCTTTGCAAGGAAGAGTTGCTGGTGTTAGTGTAACTTCTTCTAGTGGGTCTCCAGGTGGAGCTCCTGGTATTTTAATTAGAGGGATAGCTTCTTTTGGAAACAATCAACCTTTATATATTGTTGATGGGGTAGAAGCTGATAGTTATTTTATTGATCCTAGAAATATTGATTCCATAGAGATATTAAAAGATGCTTCTTCTGCAGCAATATATGGTACAAGAGGAGCAAATGGAGTTGTTATTATTACAACCAAAAAAGGTAAAAGAGGTAGGGTAAATGTAGAAATAGAGCAGTCGTATAGTATTAATACACAGCGTAAGAAACTTAAGTTGTTAGATGCTGATGGATATGTAAGTGTTCATAGGCAGATGTATGAGAATGCGGGTAATGCTTTGCCAGCATATGTAACGAATCCACCAAATGTAAATACAAACTGGATTGATGAGACACATAGAGATGGGTATCTTAATTTGCTTAATGCTAGGGTTTCTGGAGCTTCAGAAAACTTAAATTATAGTTTTGGAGGTAATTATGCTGATGAACAAGGTTTGTTAATTGGTTCTTCTTTTCTGAAAAAAGGATTCTTTGTAAACGGGACTTTAAAGTCAGATAAACTTACGTTATCTGCAAATATTAACTATACAGAAACAAAAAGAAATCCATATAAATTTTCTTTAGGAGAAACTTTTAGAATCTCTCCTTTAATTCCAGTATATGATGATACAAAAGAGTCTGGATTTGGATATAGAGACGGGCAAATAGGAGATCACAGAAACCCTGTTGCTGACGACCATTTTAGACAACGCTACAGTAAGTTTAGATATCTCTTAACGAATTTTAGTGCACAGTACGAAATACTGAAAGGGTTGAATGTTAAGGCGAATTACTCTTTTTCTGATCGAACTAACTTTGATTTTAGCTTTAATCCTGCGTTTAGAGCAAGAGATAACGATACCAGTGAGAATAATATTTATTCGTTTATTTCTGAGAATGATGGTTTTTTAAGAAAAATCAACCAGTTATATACCGCTAATTATAATATAGATTTTGGGAAGCATGATTTTAAATTATTGGCTGGTTATCAGCGTATTTCGACACTTTCACAATTTAATTATGTACAGGCTCAAGGATATAAGGAGGTTAATGGTGTTAGGGAAGCTGTTGAGTTGTTAGATGATAACTTTAATACATTAAGTGCGTTTAGTTCAGCTCAGGCTACATTTTCAGGGTCTGGTTCAAACGGAAGGTATAATATTGTATCTCAATTTGGAAGATTTAATTATACATATGATAATAAATATTTGTTTCAGGCAAGTGTACGTAGAGATGGATCTTCTAAGTTTGGTAAAAATAGGAAATACGGGATTTTCCCTTCTTTCTCTGCAGGATGGAAGATTACAGAGGAGAAGTTTATGGAGAATCAAAATGTGTTTAGTTTCTTAAAACTTCGAGCAAGCTGGGGGCAGGCAGGTAATGATACTGCATTAGGTTACTATGGTCATCAGGTGTTAATTAGACAAGGCAGTAGTCAAGGTAATGGAGGGTATGTTTTTGGTGATCCTCAACTTTCTGCTTCAGGAAGTATTGTAACAGATTTAGAAAATTTAGATTTACAATGGGAGGAAAGTACCTCTACTAATATCGGTTTAGATTATGGTCTTTTAAATGGAGCGCTAAAAGGTGGAATCAACTACTATAAAACAATAAGTGATAAGGTGTTGTTAACACGAGAATTACCTGGTAATGCAGGGGTTGTAAATGACCCAATAGTGAATTTTGGAGAGTTTCAAAACAGTGGTTTCGAGTTTGATTTAGATTATCGTACTAAAATAAATGAGGTTAATTTTTCTGCTACAGCAACGTTTTCAACTTTAAACAGTGAGGTGACTAGATTGGGGAATGAGTCGCAAATTCTTAGAGGAGCTGGTCTTTTGTTTGGAGCAGATCATTTTGTAAATCAAACAAAATTAGGGTACGAGCCAGGGGCTTATTTCTTGCCGGTTGCAGATGGTATTTTTCAATCACAAGCAGAAATAGATGCGCATGACCCATCAGGAACACTTCAGCCAAATGCTGCTCCTGGAGACATTCGTTTTGTAGATCAAAATGGAGACGGGGTATTGGATAGTAAAGATGAAGTTTATCAAGGGAGTGCTTTACCAAGTTATGAATATAGTTTAAACTTAAATGCTGATTATAAAGGTATCGATTTTAATATTTTCTTTCAGGGTGTTGGAGGAAACAAGATATACAATGGAAATAGATTTCAATCTATAGGTATGGATAGTGGTCGAAACTTTGAAGCATTAACTTTAAATGCTTGGACGCCAACAAATACTAATACAAATATTCCTAGAGCTGTATTAGGAGATCCAAATGGGAATAATCGTGCGTCTACAAGGTTTTTAGAAAGTGGAAGTTATCTGAGAATAAAAACAATTCAACTAGGATATTCTTTTCCGCAAGAGATGTTAGAAAAGGTTCATATTAATAAGCTTCGTGTATATGTGACGGGGCAAAACTTATTTACGTTTACTGATTACAGTGGATTGGATCCAGAAGTAGGAGGGTCTGTTCTTTCTAGAGGTATTGATAGGTCGTTATACCCACAATTCAAGTCAGTTATTTTAGGGTTTCAATTACAATTATAA